From Phragmites australis chromosome 5, lpPhrAust1.1, whole genome shotgun sequence, a single genomic window includes:
- the LOC133918653 gene encoding uncharacterized protein LOC133918653, translated as MPMERSVSCAERSTTYGGAAVADLRCYSASFATRVPSNKVKRARSTSSWSRPAPGAVQRSGSVKSIAAPRLNLRCYSASYAASYAPTADCPGAGGQLKRSGSITNWSSASRRSINLRGYTPSFSALDSTATVAPAPAKKASGAALGDAELQRKKRLLVYKVYGVEGKVRDSVRRGVSWIKGKCSRLVYGWW; from the coding sequence ATGCCAATGGAGAGGTCTGTGTCGTGCGCGGAGAGGAGCACCACGTACGGCGGCGCGGCGGTAGCCGACCTCCGCTGCTACAGTGCCTCCTTCGCTACGCGGGTCCCGTCCAACAAGGTGAAGCGCGCCCGGAGCACCAGCTCGTGGTCGCGCCCGGCGCCCGGCGCCGTGCAGCGGAGCGGGAGCGTCAAGTCCATCGCCGCACCGAGGCTGAACCTGCGATGCTACAGCGCCTCCTACGCGGCCTCCTACGCCCCCACCGCCGATTgccccggcgccggcggccagcTGAAGCGGTCCGGCAGCATCACCAACTGGTCCTCCGCCAGCCGCCGGTCCATCAACCTCAGGGGGTACACCCCCTCCTTCTCCGCGCTGGATAGCACGGCCACCGTCGCCCCGGCCCCGGCCAAGAAGGCGTCCGGCGCCGCGCTCGGCGACGCCGAGCTGCAGCGGAAGAAGCGGCTGCTGGTGTACAAGGTGTACGGCGTGGAGGGGAAGGTGCGGGACTCGGTGCGGCGCGGCGTCAGCTGGATCAAGGGCAAGTGCTCCCGCCTGGTGTACGGCTGGTGGTGA